A segment of the Corylus avellana chromosome ca2, CavTom2PMs-1.0 genome:
CGTGACAGCATGCACGTATTTATCTTCCCACGGATTTCCAGCCACCACACTTGGATAAGCTCCGCCACCTCCGGGAAcctgtttttttaattttcatgtaaataaaattatcagaaaaaaaaaaaaaaacccacgaaataaaataataagaagaagaaggtaaAAAAGAGAGACCTGGCATCGGGTAAAGAAGTCCATCTCCAATAATGAGGATTTTCCATCCAGGCAATCAGGAGGTCCTTGGGAGAAAGCATGTAGCATATCTTCCCGCTCATTTTCTCCAACCAAAAGCTCTGGGATATGCGTAATATTCAAATAATGAGAAATATTTAAAGGGGGGGGGGTGTGGGTGTTGAAATTACCTTCCTGCCATCGTCGATGAGGAGGGGATGATCGCAGAGATGGAGATAAAGCTCCTTCTTCGAAGAAAAACAGAGCGAAGACGACGAATCGGCGGAGCGGGAGATTATGCTCTTGTACTGGGGTGGCAGAAAGCTTTCCCATACGGCGTCAAATTCGGCGGCCGATCTGAAGGTCGTGGAAACCAATGACGACCGACCCGCGTCCGGAGGGCTCGTGAACGACAGCACGCTGGCGACGCACTCTACCGGTAACACGTTGATCAAGCCCACCGCCTCACTTTCTGTTAATGCCATACTTACCCTAGCTAACAACCcccaatctctctttctctctcttctctgtctCAATTTTGAATCGTTTTAATTGGTTTTTGGTTCTCTCGCTTGGCAGTGGAGTTTATGAAGACAAGGAATTGTATATTATATAGGTAGCTTAGCAATATTAGAGTTCGTGGTGCGTAATTCGTGGGCCTCGTGGCaaaggtttctttttcttttttcttttttcttttttcttttttctttttaaatgtcattaaatgtaatttttttttaatctctttttgcaaatctaatagattaatcattgaatttatgaatttaattatgtgaattacacacaaatttaataataaattcattcatttaatattgttgaaataataaattttcacTGTTTGAGCACTTATAATTATTTGGAAACAGTTCCTCTCCGGTCCTTACGGTTTAGATTTTTCAAGAGAAATTCCAAAGTTACAAATGAGCCACCTTATCTTTCactaacaaataaacaaatatttttttatttttaggttaattttcAGGTTAAGTCTAATGGCcggaaggttttttttttttttttttaattgcagaATGGGTGAcattggggtggccaaaccatgCACCCCCATGGCCCAACGTCACTGattctgcaatttttttattttttatttttcaaatcaagTCTAGGGGTGCCGAGCCactttgtttatttgttaatggAAGCTGAGGTGGCTCTTTTGTAGTCTCGGGATTTCGCTAGAGAAATCTCGACTGTGAACTGAATAATCCTTCAAGGATTGGAGAGGATTCGtctctaaaaataataagaattactAATTAGGATCATCTGcagtttatttgaactggataatatctagttagttatattggactTGAAGTACTGATATTTTTGTCActtcaaatattaaaaagacaaaaataatcatccaatataactaactagatattattcatttcaaataaactggagagGATCGTATTCCGTcagatttaattattaattttctttgaaGAGGGTGCACATGCATTATGACACTAGCCAATTGATGTAGTGCATTTTGACAATACAGGTTTTTAGAGTTTATGTCTATTATTCTTCAAGCCTCTTCCaaaatgctacaatgcattctacccaccatcATCTCTTCA
Coding sequences within it:
- the LOC132172790 gene encoding putative F-box protein PP2-B12, with translation MALTESEAVGLINVLPVECVASVLSFTSPPDAGRSSLVSTTFRSAAEFDAVWESFLPPQYKSIISRSADSSSSLCFSSKKELYLHLCDHPLLIDDGRKSFWLEKMSGKICYMLSPKDLLIAWMENPHYWRWTSLPDARFPEVAELIQVWWLEIRGKINTCMLSRATLYTAYLVFNLSSKSRGFVNLRMEAAVGGHKRRVFLDVKQEGVRGFNPRAGMGYFQELRWREEDGERPKKRGDGWLEIELGDFFNGGDDDDDEVEISVLEAVKAGMLKRGLIVQGIEIRPKSV